In one window of Patescibacteria group bacterium DNA:
- a CDS encoding glycosyltransferase family 4 protein yields the protein MKVLLFTLEYPPFKGGVANYYENIVKHWPDQDDIFVMANFEKKIVNKKITQCCLISKLVYPKWITSIFKLFYYILKNKIDHVIVGHLLPLGTVTYLVSRFTMTDYSVVIHGMDFAFAIRRKRKKFLTKLILNNSKNIICSNNFVANMVKDFLGEVSAVKVDVVNPGINDDFKRNDALVEKIKKEYDLEDKTVLLSVGRLVKRKGFDKVVEVMSEVNKVVPNAKYVLAGKGPDEDYIKSCQKVGSDILYLDNLSDEDKWAWLALCDIFIMPSRNIDGDFEGFGIVYLEANLAGKPVIGGNSGGVADAIRGAYSGVLVDSENMENIKEAIITLATNKELCQKLGTQGRERAIAEFNWPKQIKKMYQIIN from the coding sequence ATGAAAGTTTTATTATTTACATTAGAATATCCACCGTTTAAGGGTGGAGTGGCGAATTACTATGAAAATATAGTTAAACACTGGCCAGACCAGGATGACATTTTTGTCATGGCCAATTTTGAGAAAAAAATTGTAAATAAAAAAATTACCCAATGCTGCTTGATCTCGAAATTGGTCTATCCTAAATGGATTACCAGTATATTTAAATTGTTTTATTATATTTTAAAAAATAAAATAGATCATGTTATTGTTGGACATCTTTTGCCATTGGGGACAGTGACGTATCTTGTTTCACGATTTACTATGACTGACTATTCGGTGGTAATTCATGGTATGGATTTTGCTTTTGCAATCAGGCGAAAGAGAAAAAAGTTTTTGACAAAATTAATTTTAAATAATTCAAAAAATATAATTTGCAGCAATAATTTTGTAGCTAATATGGTGAAGGACTTTCTTGGTGAAGTGTCCGCGGTGAAGGTGGATGTAGTAAATCCGGGAATTAATGATGACTTTAAGCGCAATGATGCCTTGGTGGAAAAAATTAAAAAAGAATATGACCTAGAAGATAAAACTGTTCTCTTGAGTGTTGGCCGTCTGGTCAAGCGTAAGGGCTTTGATAAGGTTGTGGAGGTGATGAGTGAGGTAAACAAGGTCGTACCGAATGCGAAATATGTTTTAGCAGGCAAGGGTCCTGATGAAGATTATATAAAGAGTTGTCAAAAAGTAGGATCAGATATTTTGTATTTAGATAATCTGTCCGATGAGGACAAATGGGCTTGGTTGGCGCTTTGTGATATATTTATTATGCCGTCACGCAATATCGATGGCGACTTCGAGGGCTTTGGTATCGTTTACCTGGAGGCGAATTTAGCCGGCAAACCTGTAATTGGTGGTAATAGTGGTGGCGTAGCCGATGCCATCCGTGGTGCTTATTCAGGTGTTTTGGTTGATTCAGAAAATATGGAAAATATCAAAGAGGCGATTATTACCTTGGCGACGAATAAAGAGCTTTGCCAAAAACTAGGTACGCAGGGCAGAGAGAGAGCGATTGCGGAGTTTAACTGGCCTAAACAGATTAAAAAAATGTATCAAATAATTAATTAA
- a CDS encoding flippase, whose product MKINNIAKNTSYYTMALVMQKVVSFAYFAMLARTLSPEDLGRYYFAISFTSIFGIFIDIGLFNFLTREVAKNNDQAPTQENGGKKAFAQNLLSTVMAIKIPTAIFSALLVAMLASIFHYSPVIKFLIYLSSISMVLDSFAITFYAVMRGFHNLKFESVGVFIFQVIVFVFGYFSLRAGLGLNWLIIALALASLFGFTYSALTLYFRFGINIRPRWNKTLMWSMMVTSSSFAIFGILQRMYTYVDQVLLQWLAGEKYVGLYQVPFKIIFALQFLPMAFTASLYPAFSSYWRNNREQLPISFSRAVNYLLIISMPISGGVMILAYDIVKIFKTEYVEAVVPLQIIIASVVFIFLNFPIGSLLNACDKQKINTRNMAIGLAVSVIMNLILIPQYQAIGAGITILATNFLMFVLGMAQVVKIIDYKYKNNVLTFFKILASVVVMVSVAFALKQYLNIFVNVAISGVVYLTTLFAMRGFTKADVFSIAQSFSRK is encoded by the coding sequence ATGAAAATAAATAATATCGCGAAAAATACATCTTATTATACGATGGCCTTGGTGATGCAAAAGGTTGTTTCTTTTGCGTATTTTGCCATGTTGGCCAGAACTTTGTCCCCAGAAGACCTGGGTAGGTATTACTTTGCTATATCATTTACATCTATTTTTGGAATTTTTATTGATATCGGGCTTTTTAATTTTTTAACTAGGGAAGTGGCCAAGAATAATGACCAGGCACCCACTCAGGAGAATGGCGGCAAAAAAGCATTTGCCCAAAATCTCTTAAGCACAGTGATGGCGATTAAGATTCCAACGGCTATTTTTTCGGCTTTATTAGTGGCAATGCTCGCGAGTATTTTTCACTATTCACCGGTGATAAAATTTTTAATCTATCTGTCTTCGATTAGCATGGTCTTGGATTCTTTTGCAATTACCTTTTATGCTGTTATGCGCGGTTTTCATAATTTGAAATTTGAAAGCGTGGGTGTTTTTATTTTTCAAGTCATTGTCTTTGTTTTTGGCTACTTTTCCTTGCGCGCTGGGCTCGGCTTAAATTGGTTGATTATCGCCTTAGCATTGGCTAGCTTGTTTGGTTTTACGTATTCAGCATTAACACTTTATTTTAGATTTGGTATTAATATTCGACCAAGGTGGAATAAGACTCTGATGTGGAGCATGATGGTAACGTCATCATCGTTTGCTATTTTTGGAATCTTGCAAAGAATGTATACCTATGTCGACCAAGTGTTATTGCAATGGTTGGCCGGGGAGAAATATGTCGGGTTGTATCAGGTGCCGTTCAAGATAATTTTCGCACTTCAATTTTTGCCAATGGCTTTTACAGCTTCGCTGTATCCAGCCTTCTCATCGTACTGGCGCAATAATCGCGAGCAACTGCCGATTTCTTTTTCCCGTGCAGTTAATTATTTGTTGATTATTTCCATGCCGATCAGCGGCGGGGTAATGATTTTGGCATATGATATTGTAAAAATATTTAAAACAGAATATGTGGAAGCAGTTGTGCCTCTGCAAATAATTATCGCTTCTGTGGTGTTTATATTTTTAAATTTCCCAATCGGCTCTTTGCTTAATGCCTGCGACAAGCAAAAAATTAATACCAGAAATATGGCCATTGGTTTGGCGGTGAGCGTAATCATGAATCTGATTTTGATTCCGCAATATCAGGCCATCGGTGCCGGCATTACAATCTTGGCGACAAATTTTTTGATGTTTGTCCTTGGCATGGCGCAGGTGGTTAAGATTATTGATTATAAATACAAGAATAATGTGCTGACATTTTTCAAAATCCTAGCATCAGTTGTTGTGATGGTGAGCGTAGCCTTTGCCTTGAAACAGTATTTAAATATCTTTGTTAATGTCGCTATTTCCGGAGTAGTTTATTTGACTACCTTATTTGCAATGAGAGGTTTTACCAAAGCAGATGTTTTTAGTATCGCGCAATCCTTTTCGCGCAAATAA
- a CDS encoding glycosyltransferase has protein sequence MITNKKIALVHDHLAQDGGAEKVLKVLADMFPEAPIYTLLYEEKHVNKYFKGREIKTSIIQKLPGGVKHYQWYLKYMPIAVEFFDLSDFDIVISDASAFAKGVITKPDTLHICYCHTPTRYLWDYTHQYINELSYNKYFKKVISLVLNKLRIWDFVAAQRVDLFIANSQTVQKRISKYYRRDSEIIYPPVELSRFKISNESKDYFLIGGRLAAYKRVDIVVEAFKKLKDKKLKIFGSGVDIERLKSIANGADNIEFLGRVSEDEKAELYSNCLAFINPQEEDFGITVVEAMASGRPVIAYKKGGATETVISGKTGLFFDNQSVESLVEAINVFDKHEFNSSEIKKHAESFSEQIFKDKINIFISQNSQGEID, from the coding sequence ATGATTACAAACAAAAAAATTGCCTTAGTTCATGACCATCTAGCCCAGGACGGGGGAGCGGAAAAAGTTTTAAAGGTGTTGGCGGATATGTTTCCGGAGGCGCCGATTTATACTTTATTGTATGAAGAAAAGCATGTAAATAAATATTTTAAAGGGCGAGAAATAAAAACCTCTATTATTCAAAAATTACCAGGTGGTGTAAAACATTATCAATGGTATTTGAAATACATGCCGATTGCCGTTGAGTTTTTTGACCTGAGCGATTTTGATATTGTCATTTCCGATGCCTCAGCGTTTGCCAAGGGAGTGATAACCAAGCCGGATACTTTGCACATTTGTTATTGTCACACGCCGACGAGATATCTCTGGGATTATACCCATCAATATATTAATGAACTTTCTTACAATAAATATTTCAAGAAAGTTATATCCTTGGTGTTGAATAAATTACGGATTTGGGATTTTGTGGCCGCACAGCGAGTTGATTTATTTATTGCGAATTCTCAAACAGTGCAAAAACGTATCAGTAAATATTATCGCCGTGATTCTGAAATTATTTATCCACCGGTTGAATTGAGTCGTTTTAAAATTTCAAATGAATCCAAAGATTATTTCTTAATTGGCGGGCGTTTAGCGGCTTATAAGCGGGTTGATATCGTAGTTGAGGCTTTCAAAAAATTAAAAGACAAGAAACTAAAAATATTTGGTAGTGGCGTGGATATTGAACGATTGAAGAGTATTGCCAATGGCGCTGATAATATTGAATTTCTTGGTCGAGTTAGCGAGGATGAAAAAGCTGAACTGTATAGTAATTGCCTAGCTTTTATTAATCCACAAGAAGAGGATTTTGGAATTACCGTTGTCGAAGCGATGGCATCAGGGCGACCAGTTATTGCTTATAAAAAAGGGGGAGCTACCGAAACGGTGATAAGTGGAAAAACGGGATTATTTTTTGATAATCAGTCAGTAGAGAGCTTGGTGGAGGCGATTAATGTCTTTGATAAACATGAGTTCAATTCAAGTGAAATTAAAAAACACGCTGAAAGCTTTTCAGAACAAATATTTAAGGACAAGATAAATATTTTTATAAGTCAGAATAGTCAAGGTGAAATTGATTAA
- a CDS encoding sugar transferase → MKKSELVFSFLLVPLDFIMIILAGITAYQIRFSEFTIGIRPVVFNLNFADYLKVLMLIAVAWIIIFAFAGLYNIKSTKKVIREFYKITLACSTGLMLIVIMIFLRRELFDSRFIVLAGWIISILYITFYRILMRELQKGLFNYGIGLHDIVLVGFSKTADVLVQEFATRKSLGINVVKRLKDFSIETSQELQEFIKLRQIDEIIQCDPNLSKAETLRMFDFADENHITFRYAADLLDAKVLKTDVMEIAGVPIVEVIKTPLEGWGRIAKRTFDVVGSIFIIILVSPILIVTALLVKIDSSGPVFFYKKDDDSPLCRVGQGGKLFNYLKFRSMTPKTDSLRYTELASKNIRSEGPMVKIKDDPRVTRVGRFIRRWSIDELPELFLVLKGDMSLVGPRPHLPEEVAKYEHHHKKVLTIKPGMTGMAQISGRSDLTFEEEVKLDTYYIENWSLLLDLAIFLRTPIAILKGRKTE, encoded by the coding sequence ATGAAAAAATCAGAATTAGTTTTCTCGTTTCTTTTGGTGCCTTTGGATTTTATAATGATTATCTTGGCGGGTATTACCGCATATCAGATTAGATTTTCAGAATTTACAATAGGAATCAGACCGGTCGTTTTTAATTTGAATTTTGCCGATTATTTGAAAGTGTTGATGTTGATTGCCGTTGCTTGGATTATTATCTTTGCTTTTGCCGGACTTTATAATATCAAAAGCACCAAGAAGGTGATTAGGGAATTCTATAAGATTACCTTGGCGTGTTCCACGGGTTTGATGCTGATTGTGATTATGATTTTTTTACGACGAGAACTTTTTGATTCTCGTTTTATTGTTTTAGCCGGTTGGATTATTTCAATTTTATATATTACTTTTTATCGCATCTTGATGCGTGAGTTGCAAAAGGGTTTGTTTAACTATGGTATCGGTTTACATGATATTGTTTTGGTTGGTTTTAGCAAGACGGCTGATGTTTTGGTGCAGGAGTTTGCAACGCGAAAATCCTTAGGTATTAATGTGGTGAAGCGTTTGAAAGATTTTAGCATTGAGACTTCACAGGAATTGCAAGAATTTATTAAACTCAGACAAATTGATGAGATTATTCAATGTGATCCGAACTTATCCAAGGCGGAGACTTTGCGTATGTTTGATTTTGCTGATGAAAATCATATTACGTTTCGTTATGCGGCTGATTTATTGGATGCCAAAGTGCTAAAAACCGATGTGATGGAAATTGCCGGTGTGCCGATTGTAGAAGTTATCAAAACTCCATTGGAGGGTTGGGGCAGAATTGCGAAAAGAACTTTTGACGTTGTTGGTTCGATTTTTATAATTATTTTAGTATCACCGATTTTAATCGTAACCGCTTTATTGGTAAAGATTGATTCGAGTGGGCCGGTGTTCTTTTATAAGAAAGATGACGACAGTCCTTTGTGTCGTGTAGGGCAGGGTGGTAAATTATTTAACTATCTTAAGTTTCGATCCATGACACCGAAGACGGATAGTCTGCGCTATACGGAGTTGGCTAGTAAAAATATTCGATCTGAAGGGCCAATGGTTAAAATTAAGGATGATCCGCGTGTCACTCGCGTCGGTCGCTTTATTCGTCGTTGGAGCATAGACGAGTTGCCGGAATTATTTTTAGTATTAAAGGGCGACATGAGCTTGGTTGGTCCGCGTCCGCATTTGCCGGAAGAAGTGGCGAAGTATGAACATCATCACAAAAAAGTTTTGACGATTAAACCTGGTATGACTGGTATGGCACAGATTTCTGGTCGCAGTGATTTAACTTTTGAGGAAGAAGTGAAATTGGATACTTATTATATTGAAAACTGGTCCTTGCTTTTGGATTTAGCAATATTCTTGAGAACGCCAATTGCGATATTAAAGGGTCGAAAGACAGAGTAG